One genomic region from Dehalobacter restrictus DSM 9455 encodes:
- a CDS encoding uroporphyrinogen decarboxylase family protein, with protein MSEVMNTYQERLDRVFKTLRLEQADRVPVLGTYGTWGAYYGGYTDSETNWDMDKCGKAMLKMANDIPMDMLHQPFARPGGVYQALGSKAFHYLSDSNIVQYSDESAQIMKDDEYPEFSKDPFRFLVEKVLPRKYAELAKDSPMRDLAFAKGAMKFGMFGAQKGAIKGSLAAQGMPVLFDGIILHPMDWIADFFRGIKGVFGDIRRRPAELSEAIQAFTPLVIRLGMGQVHMAPPSPNPKALLLPLHLPTMLKVADFDKYYWPSFKMIMEFFAAHNVYVIPFYEGDWSRFYNHLQELPAKKTMGWFEHGDPKEMKQKLQDTMCIIGLFPATLLQYGTKEECIAKAKELLDNLAPGGGYIFGTDKELIAPQDAKAENVIAVNKFVMEYGIYK; from the coding sequence TGAGTGAAGTAATGAATACTTATCAAGAACGTTTGGACCGTGTCTTCAAAACTTTAAGGTTGGAACAAGCGGATCGCGTCCCAGTGCTAGGTACTTATGGGACTTGGGGTGCTTACTATGGAGGATATACTGATTCTGAGACGAATTGGGACATGGATAAATGCGGTAAAGCAATGCTGAAGATGGCGAATGATATTCCGATGGATATGCTTCATCAGCCTTTTGCCAGACCAGGCGGCGTTTATCAGGCGTTGGGGAGTAAGGCATTTCACTACTTAAGTGACAGCAATATTGTCCAGTATTCCGACGAATCTGCCCAAATAATGAAAGATGATGAATATCCGGAATTCAGCAAAGATCCATTCAGGTTCTTGGTAGAGAAGGTGTTGCCGCGAAAATACGCTGAGCTGGCTAAGGATTCACCGATGAGGGATTTAGCATTTGCCAAAGGCGCCATGAAGTTTGGGATGTTTGGCGCCCAAAAGGGAGCCATTAAGGGTTCACTTGCCGCGCAAGGAATGCCCGTGCTATTTGACGGCATTATTTTACACCCAATGGATTGGATTGCGGATTTCTTCAGGGGCATTAAAGGAGTATTCGGGGACATTCGCCGTCGTCCGGCGGAATTGTCAGAGGCTATCCAAGCGTTTACACCGTTGGTCATCAGACTTGGCATGGGGCAGGTTCACATGGCACCGCCGAGCCCAAACCCAAAAGCTCTTCTTTTACCGCTGCATTTACCTACCATGCTGAAAGTAGCGGACTTCGACAAGTATTACTGGCCGTCGTTTAAAATGATCATGGAATTTTTCGCTGCCCATAATGTCTATGTAATACCGTTCTACGAAGGCGATTGGTCACGTTTTTACAATCATCTTCAAGAACTTCCGGCTAAGAAAACAATGGGCTGGTTTGAACACGGAGATCCCAAAGAAATGAAACAAAAGCTCCAAGATACCATGTGCATCATCGGACTTTTCCCGGCGACACTGCTGCAATATGGCACCAAGGAAGAATGTATTGCCAAAGCAAAAGAATTATTGGATAATCTGGCACCTGGTGGAGGATACATTTTTGGTACCGATAAGGAACTTATCGCGCCGCAGGATGCTAAAGCAGAAAACGTCATTGCCGTAAACAAATTTGTCATGGAGTATGGTATTTATAAATAG